GATGGTACTTAATGCTATATAGAGAcctataaataaaacaaaacaaaacaatagacACGGTGAAaacccatttcctttttttcctccctccctgacCCTGCATCCCCTTCTAAGGTAGACTTAGGCAGATGtacttttgctttcttaaatctTTCAGCCACAGTCATATAACCTATCTAAAGAATGAAAAGCTGGATTATACTGCTGGCTATTGTAGTCAGCACAGCAGAAACACAAAAACAAGACGTCTGTACCCAAGGGTATCCTGGCATCCCTGGCAATCCTGGGCACAATGGCATACCTGGTCGTGATGGACGTGACGGTTCAAAAGGCGACAAGGGAGATACAGGTACTATGTTCAGAATGAATCACTTCATGTATCAAATGCAATGCCATTAGTTCCTGAAGTTGTCTGTAGTCACTCTGCATTAACGGGATTATTCTGCCTAgccttcagaaaacatttcaggCATTTGTCATTTACTTGTTTGAAGaaggaaatataaagaaataatacctaataATGAAAGCAAGATAGCTAATGTTATGGAGAGACCAGGTCCATgggataaaaacaaaagaagacacACTTTACCTTCTATTTTGGGAATATTTTCATGtctatttgaaaattttaaaccCTGTAAACCTACTCCTACATCTCTAAGATAGCAACTATATTTCTGTAAACACCTTCAagcccagtaaaaaaaaaacccaacaactgaTACCTTGTTTAGTGTAATAAGAAGTGTGCAGTGGTAAGAAGATTTTCTTATCTAAATTTTACATTTGTAGGACTTGCTTCTGAGTGTGCCTACTTGCTGTAACTCAAGAGCCACTAGAGGGAAGTTCAGGAATGGAGACTATTGAAAAACAGTGTAGGATTCATGTCTGCTCTAACAGGCTATAATAGAGATTTGTGTGTGATACTGAAGACAGAGGTAATCTTCTCAGCACCCTAAAGCTAATAATTCCCATCATAGTACTTTAAGCGTCAGGATAATGATGGGCCTTCCATCCATGCTGGAATATCAAGGCCAGGATTGCACAAGGTGATAAATCTGTGGGCATGTGACATATAACACTTCATGTGAAGTGTCACAACCCCAGAATGCAAAGCACAGGACAAGTGCAAATCTGCTGCTTCAAATTTGTTCACAAAATTTTGGGGGGGAACTTTTTCCCAACAGGCTTTATGTTAGGTCAGCTCTTGTGTGGCATCATGCAGGTAGCATTATGGCTTAATGCATAAACCTGTCACAAACACTGTTATAACTCAGCTGCACAAATCAATCCGGATCAAACTTGTACTTATCAGATAAACCCTTCTACCAAGTGCTGATCTTAAGGATTGTGAATCATAGCTCTTTTCAGTGGAGTATATAATCTAGTACATAAACCAAACTGAGGTCAACAGTCTAAAAGAAATTAACTTAAAATGTGCTAAAGTGTTTTACTACGTCTTTCAAGGTAGTGGAAATGTCTGCCTGTAACAGACCGGGTTGCTAAGCTAATGTATCACCTGCTCCACGAGAGAAGTATATGCTCCGCAGACAGTGTATGCTGCAGAATCAGTGTTGAAGGTGTAGTTTGATGTGCGGTTCTTTGACAGCTATGCTGGCATAGGCAGGTTCCTTTGCCAGATCCTTCTCCTACCACTTGACTCTTCTCTCTTACAGAAGACAACTGTTTGTGTGGCTACACAGTAAACTAGATCAGCTGAAAAATAACCAGCACTTATAATTTGTGCAATGAAGAGTTATTCACTGCTTATGGCCTGCCCTGGACCACTGAAAGACAAGTCTACCCACTTACGTATTTACCTCAGTGATTGCCAAAGAGTTATTTTGAACTctcttatttaataaaatgatTTAGAGTTCTCTGTCAAGCAACGGCTTACATGCTCCTTCTGCTTTCAGTGCCCTAGCCTGgctaaaaccaaaaccttttaaaatctagaaacaaacaaacaaacaaaaatccattaGCTTCTTAATAGGCACATACAATTAACTGCCTTCTTTTTCTATATGCAGGGGTccaggaaaatctgaaaaatggaaaatctacagcttgcttattttcatttatcttaCAAAGGTCCTCACTTTACTCCAGTGAGTTATCACATGATATCACTGGTTTCTGATAAAGTGCccaactttttttcctaaattaagttACTATGATGACTGTACTGACTATCCTTTGTTTGAACAAATTGGGGTGACTGTACCATTCTTTATATTGTAACTTTATATTGTATATACATACACCTTTGCAGTTAAATACATGAGACTTAGTTTTGCTCCTTACCAAGTCAATGAAATTTCAGTAGATGATGGACTGTGCCCATTGTGCAGAAAACTGCTAAAGAACTGTTCTCCAGTCCATATGGCTGGAGAGCTACTCTTGGAATACGGTTACATCCAAACTTCcaagtctttttcttctgttgcgTTCCGGATGCAAATCCAGATATTTGATCACACACCTCCTGGTCACCTGTGATGTAACTACAAAAATGACGTCTATAATTGCTCTCTTTAGAGCAGTGGAAAGTCCCTGTCATGCTAGATACAGGGATCGAGAGTGTGAATGCCTTCCTCAGATCTACAGGCAATATTATTCCACTGTAATGTTTCATTACCATTGGCCAAACCCCTGCAGATGTCTCTTCTTGAGAGGGGAGTTTACCATTGTTTCACTACTAGGCTTCCTGTCCCTGCAAAGCTTCTTGCCGAATGTGGCTTCCTCACTCCTTTTCCTGCTGGTATCTTCCATGGATGGAGGCAACAACAGGACAAGAGGTTTTCACATTGGTGGTCCTGACCAGGGTATAGCTCCTCTATGTATCTCAGTAACTCACCTCTTTATGCCAAGGATTCCCTCTGTCTCAAAAAAGCACCGTCCTCAAGCAGAGTTTCTGTGCTCTCTGTCAATCTCTCCGTAAGATAGAAGTACCAGCAGTGGCACCCGCTAAAATTCAGGAATAAGACTACTCTTTACATTACTGTTTAGCCGGGATTGAAGAGGAAGTGTTAGAGAAGGATTCATCCCAAGTTTTCTAGTaatttaattgtttaatgaaaatctgtttttctcttctgtactAGGCGAAGCAGGACTTCCTGGCAGGCCAGGAAAAGATGGTGCAAATGGAGAGAAAGGCGAACGAGGTCAGAGAACAAGTGTTTCAATTTATTATTTGTCTGTCAACTGCTTCCCTTGTGTTCGTGAGCACTGGATGTGCTATGCATTCCAGCTGTAGCGAAAGTACCATAAAGGTTAAAAAACCTTTTTCCAGAAGTAGTACAGTCTGCAAACATATGCTGACAATACAAGAGGAATTTGCCACCTCCAATTATCCCGCTGCCTCTGATGCCCTACAACTTGTTCACTCAGCCTGTTATCCCACCTTTCCCGTCTCTGATCCTTTCGTTAGCTGCTGAGGAAGACACCGCATCTGTAGCTAACTCAGGAAAGTGAGGCTCCTGTAGCTATGTATACTATTTCAGGGAAAgggacttttaaaagaaattgtagaAGACACAAGTTATCCACCTAAAAATACAGTAGATCCTGTATACTTCACCTATTTAGCCAGCCTATGCATAGGCAGCATGTCTCCTGCGTCAGATGGATGTGCATGTGCAGAGTGACTTGTGCATAAAAGCAGGGAGTCAGCCGTTGTGCAAGTAGCATCACATCATTCTGCACAAATTCAGTGACTCTGAGATGCTGGACTTGTGCATCGTCAGAGTAATTGTACACAGACAATGTATATATCCAAAAGCATGGAAGCCTGCCAAAGACAGGGTACAGGTTCTCCAAAATCCTGAAGTTGACCCTGAGAAACAACATATGGTATACGCATGGCATGGGAGTAATTACAAGCTGCTCTACACCGCTTAGACTTTTCTCCAGTCTATTAGAAATGACCACAGTCCTGGAAGGAGTGTGAGACATGAGGCCACAAATGTTGTTTAAAATTACCAAAGCTACCTTCTTTTCCCGTGTTCTCGTCCTGATGGACCCGCACTGCTTTTCCCAGAGGCTCACCATACAATCTCACCTGTTTTCGGTTCATTGCTGCTGTTAAATACTCTCAACTGTAAATTGTAAAACTGTAAATACAGCATTATTCCTAACATCAGAAGCCAGAGGCTCTTGTGCAGAAATTATCAGCTGCTTTTCCTGATTGATAGAGTACGTGATCATTATGGTATCTTTTGTCTATCAACTGCTAACATGCCCTTCACATCATGAGACCTTTACCTTCAAACCCTTGTGCAGCAATCAgaggattttcaaaagctttgagCTTCAGTCCCAGAGTGGATGAAGGATAAATGGAGCATGTGGTAGCAAATAACAAGGACAAAAAGCCTTTAGTTGCACTGCAGTAGCAATCTAGGTAACCCAAGCAAAGTTCCATCACATAGAAATTACAGAAACACATGGCAAGCAAGTTCTGGGTGTTGTCCAAATAGAACCTTCCTCTGATTAAATTGTGAACCATCTCCCCCATTTTGTATACCAAAGGCTGAAAACAAGTGTCTGGACAGATGCTGCTTCTGCCTGAGATGATGTGAGCTGTCAGTGCTATCATCAGCCTGTAGACAATTCACACCTTCCTTTCTTTGAGCTTATTCTTGCTGCTCGCAGCCAGGGCACCTGCTTTCTAACACAATAGCAGGTTCTTCTGATGTTATGCTTATCCTGCACTTAGATGTATGAGAAAATGTATGTACAGTGAGCACAGTATGTACAGTGGTGACACATACCTACACAGATGTCTTCGTGCTGAAACTCATGTTGTGCCCCACTAACCCAGTGGAAGATCACaagaaagtgtcttttttttttttttttttcctttttttcatttaggAGCCAATGGGACTGTTGAGGAGAAAGGGAACAAAGGAGATAAAGGAGAAAGAGGACGACCTGGGAAACTGGGACCAAAAGGAATTATAGGGTCAGTGGGTTACAAAGGTCAGaagggagagctgggactgcaaGGACAGAAGGGGCTAAAAGGAGACATCGGGCCCATAGGTCCAAAAGGGACAAAGGGTGAAATTGGCCATCCTGGAAAAGTTGGTTTCCCAGGGCCGATTGGCCCGACTGGTAATCCAGGTCCTAAAGGTAATACTGGAGATCTGGGGCCACAGGGTAATCCAGGAGTTCAGGGGGAAAGAGGCTTGAAGGGAGACAGAGGAGATAAGGGGAACGTAGGTGCCCCAGCAGTCCTGCCAAGGAGTGCTTTCAGTGTTGGCCTTACAATCGCCACCAAATTTCCCACCCCGAATCGCCCGATCAAGTTTGACAAGGTGCTGTACAATAGTCTAAATGACTACAACTCAGTTACTGGCAAATTCACCTGCAAATACCCTGGTGTTTACTATTTCACCTACCACATCACTGTCTACTCAAGGAATGTCCGAGTAGCTTTAGTTAAAAACGGCATCAAGATGCTGCACACGGTGGACAGGTACCAGAGTGGAGAGGACCAGGCATCAGGAGCTGCCATCCTCGAGCTACAGGGAGGAGACGAGGTGTGGCTGCAGGCTCACCAAGGAGAGACTTTCAACGGGCTGTTTGCAGACGCTGATGATGACACCACCTTCTCTGGGTTCCTCCTCTTCAGCACCTCTGACCCGCTGGAGCCACTGCCGTCACCCGCCACGTAACTCCACGTTATCCGTGAATGCTGTATGTCTGTGTCCTTCAGCCCTCCCTAATAAAGTTGTTATCTGCTGGCCAATTTCTACTGGAttcaacagaaaacagaaatcatcCAGGGATGTTCGCCGAGGGCTGAAAGGGAGACGTAGGACTGCAGGGCAGGGTTGGGACCAGCTAGGCATCTCCCTAAAAGTtgagtaaattttctttttttttactgaagtcatCACAGTGGAAAGGTGTAGGTTCACACTACTTGTATCTGTAGGAAACCAGGCCTTGTTACGCACACAACGGCTCATGGCACAACGTACTGTGCTGAAGTTTTCATGACCAGCTgctaaaacagagctcaaggcTTCAGAGCCATACTCAGAAGAGTTTGAATTAAATGCCTTCTTGTCCCAGTCACAAGATACCAGGTGTTTATTTATGAAACTGTCCTAATCTACTATTgtcagctttgttttttaaaactcaaaataaaaaaaattcctaatgtGCAATAAACCGTTTTTATGGCTGCAGTTGCAGGACGGTTGGTTTTGGGAATGGCTTCTGCACAGGAGAGGACAATTCTTAAGAATCTACAGTGCCGGGCCTGACACATCGCTGGTTTGGTGACTTATTGTAGTTATACAGAGGTGCGTACACCAGTTCTGAAggacaaatgttttaaaagaaagtgggACGAAATAAAAGATAGAATTTCAAGTTCTGGAATTACGACATGTGGGTCCCTGTATAAACATTAAGCAGCAGTTACTTCCAAGCCAGTTTATATCTTTCTAGGTGGCATGTGTAGATGGACTTGAAACTTGGTTAGTTTGCATCCaaccatttcaaaataatttttaaacttggAATTAGTGTTGTTTGATACCTGCACAGGGGCTGCTCGCTCTGTGGCACAAGCAAGTTTTGTTGCAGCTGAGCGGattttacagcttttaaatatgGTTCTTTGCTCCCTGTGTAGCCGAAGGTCTGAAACAGAGTGAAATGGAGCGATAGAAGGAAGTGCCACGTGGATTCTCTGATGTGGGCAAATACCCAATGCTGGTGCAGAAATACAGCATAATGCTGCTGCACTTCAGAATTAGACGGTGCGAAACAAATTCTCCCAAGTGAAAGATAATCTTTAATCAACACTGAAGCAGACATACTGGAGAACTGATCAAGAGGTATTCCCTGTGCaataaaactttaatttctgtgaattttctcagaatttttttttttcttttttcccttttcccctgaaactcaaaaatataacaaaagatGCTGGTAAGTCTCACTCCCTCCCCTTAAAAGAGAATAAAGCAGAGATGCCAACTGACACAGGTCAGCATTATGAAATTCAGCGCAAATGCAATGTAGGAGCACGAGGCCTGGCTTCCCGTCACCCCCAACGCTGCAGGGGAGGCAAGGAAACGTGGACACGTCCCCACAGCTGTTGAACCCCGAGTGTGGATCACAGACCCAAAACGAACCCGGCGAGGAAAAGCAGCTGCGCTTCTCGTGTCAGCTGAATTACAGTGGGGGAGGTACCAGGACACTGAGACAGAGGAAAGGGTTATGTGAATTTTCAGTAAGAGATTTTTCCCCGTAAGCCACAGGACGTAAGTTCGTGTCACAGAAGCATCTAAACCAAGAAACGCTTTAAAATGGACACGGGTTTAACTGGAAAACACGTAGGAGAAATTTCAGTCCCTCCCCTCACCGCGGCTCCGGCGCCCGCCAGGACCCCGCAGGTCTGCGGCAGAGCGCGGCCAGCCCGCCGGGTCCCTCCCTTCCCCgtagcgccgggccgggccgcgccacCGCCGCTCGCAAGGGCGCCTCCGCCCCGGAACGGCCGGGGAGCCGCCAGAgggctgaggggaggcgggggtCAGGGAGCTCCGCCTCCCTCCGCGCTGTACCCGCCGAcgctccgcctcctcctcccctcggCCCGGACACGCGGAGGTCGCGGCCGAGCTGGGAGCGCCTGAGCCGCTTGCCGgggcccgctccgcgccgctccgccatGCTGgccggctgccggcgggcgctgccggcggcgctgggccgggcgctgcggggccgggcggcggcggggccgggccgccgggcCGTCAGCACCAGCTGGTGCCCGGTGGGCGCTGCCTTCGAtgcgaagcagcagcagcagcagctgcgcggcagcgcggcgggcagGCAGACGGTGAGCGGCGGAAGGGGAAGGGCCTGCGGCGGGCAGGAGGCGGCCCTGGCTGCCGGCAGCCATGcgctttgcttttcttgtgggcagttttttattttaaaacgttTAAGTAGCGGTGGCGGGAACAGCCGGGCAGTTACCAGAAGGTTGGGCGGTTACATCTTTGTAAGGGTTTGTTTCGGTTCTAATGAACCATTTGGTTCTAATGAACCAAAACATTCTGTGTTCTGGACACACAAGAGTTCGAAAATCAGGGCCTTGTTTATTGAAACATTTGCTTAGAGCCTCAGTAGAGAccatatgtgtatacatatgcatTACCCCTTCTGCTCCCAGCTCTTACCTGGCTGTGTCTTTTTTAATCTGTCAGTGTCATGGCAATGCACTTTGGCAGTGCTTCAAAATCAACGAGACCGCTGACATCCTCTTGCGTGGATATCATTCTTGACGTTCAGTTGCTTGTGCCAAAAAAGCATTGGTTTGCTGGGTTGGTGACACTTgggctttttcatttatttctttttagggtGGGTCGGGTACGTTTGTTGATGAGAGTCCTGGGAATCGTAAACAAGTTCCTGGACAGCGCAAGATGTGTACTTTCAATGGCACAGTGCGCGCAGAATACTTAACCTGTAAAATCCAGGTGTTAGTCTGCTGACTTCGCTATTCCTGCCATGGTGCCCAGGCTGGTGAAGCCGTTGAGCTCTGGGACTAAGGGATTCAGTGAGGGCAAATCTGACCTCTGTTATAATCCACCACTGTTTGGGAAACTTTTCTTCTGGCTCTCCTGCCTCTGCAAGCACACTGGTGTAAGTCTTGCTCCAGGAAATAATCCAGTTAAATATTGTGCATTTGCCTGATCTAGGGAATGACTTCTGGATTCGCTTGGCCCATGGAGAGGATGTAGAGTTCTTTGGGAATAGAGATGCATATTTCAGGCTTGCAAAGAGGCTGTGACAGGTAGGGTGTAAATGCTGAGGCCAAGCAAAGAGAATaatgctgcagctctgcagccgtgCCATTAAAGAACATTGAGACCTGCACTAggcttcatttttttgtaattttttaatttttatgtcaaACTTGGTGTCATATGGAAGAGGAGCTCCATGGCTAATTTATCTTTAAGAGAAGATACGTCCTGTTCACAGAGGACTATCTGTGCAGGAGAGTGAATGGTGACGCAGGGCAGCAGGAAGGCCAGGAGCTCTCTGGGACATTGCAGGACACTGCATCAGCTGGCTGGGAATCTGAGTGAAGGGACAGTCTTGAGTCTGTTATACAGCAAGCATTATTGAAGGGTGGTGTCGTACATGTATCTTTAcgtttgtgtgcatgtatttatatacacatgtatatatataaaaatatctttttcaatGTTCATTTCAGTCCAGTTCCTCTTcccaaataataaattaaaacatgGGAAGTGTGAGGAAAGGGTTTCTCTCTTAGGGTGGTCAGCTTATAGTaagagcattaggaaaaaaaaaaggcagttttagcAACAGCgacagaaagaaaataggaaaaagcaaCTC
This genomic interval from Calonectris borealis chromosome 1, bCalBor7.hap1.2, whole genome shotgun sequence contains the following:
- the LOC142077882 gene encoding uncharacterized protein LOC142077882 → MKSWIILLAIVVSTAETQKQDVCTQGYPGIPGNPGHNGIPGRDGRDGSKGDKGDTGEAGLPGRPGKDGANGEKGERGANGTVEEKGNKGDKGERGRPGKLGPKGIIGSVGYKGQKGELGLQGQKGLKGDIGPIGPKGTKGEIGHPGKVGFPGPIGPTGNPGPKGNTGDLGPQGNPGVQGERGLKGDRGDKGNVGAPAVLPRSAFSVGLTIATKFPTPNRPIKFDKVLYNSLNDYNSVTGKFTCKYPGVYYFTYHITVYSRNVRVALVKNGIKMLHTVDRYQSGEDQASGAAILELQGGDEVWLQAHQGETFNGLFADADDDTTFSGFLLFSTSDPLEPLPSPAT